The Terriglobales bacterium genome includes a window with the following:
- a CDS encoding TrmH family RNA methyltransferase — translation MSKREVLGDAGDSAEVESVVRRNAWLSSGYEGVRLPAAVLLDNVRSMYNVGAFFRAADGVNLEKLYLCGITAHPPKKAITKTALGAEETVAWEHDWDAVKTAGRLRDSGFELVAVETGSNTIDLFQWEPRFPVCVMFGHEVDGLRPELLEMADTHVRIPMLGQKGSLNVATAGGVVMYELLRKYCALQERGG, via the coding sequence ATGAGCAAGCGGGAAGTTTTGGGCGACGCAGGGGACTCGGCAGAAGTGGAAAGTGTGGTTCGTCGGAACGCCTGGCTGTCGAGTGGATATGAGGGCGTGCGATTGCCGGCTGCGGTCCTGCTCGATAACGTGCGGAGCATGTACAACGTCGGCGCATTCTTTCGCGCGGCGGACGGTGTGAACCTGGAGAAGTTGTACCTGTGCGGAATTACGGCGCATCCGCCGAAGAAGGCGATCACGAAGACAGCACTGGGCGCTGAGGAAACAGTCGCATGGGAACATGACTGGGACGCAGTGAAGACGGCAGGGCGTTTGCGCGACAGCGGATTTGAGCTCGTGGCGGTGGAAACCGGCTCGAACACGATTGATCTGTTTCAGTGGGAGCCGAGATTTCCCGTGTGCGTGATGTTCGGTCACGAAGTGGATGGACTGCGTCCTGAACTGCTGGAGATGGCCGACACGCATGTGCGCATCCCGATGTTGGGACAGAAGGGTTCCCTCAATGTGGCGACCGCAGGCGGGGTCGTGATGTACGAATTGCTGCGGAAGTACTGCGCGCTTCAGGAACGGGGTGGGTGA
- a CDS encoding MFS transporter has product MQKLDKTTVATMLAGVCTFLNVYSTQPLLPLFRQIFHASELAVSLTVSATIFATAVTAPVIGMIAERRGRKKVIVPSLFLLSVPTALAATSTSLHALIFWRFAQGLFVPGVIAVILAYVNEEWAGRGVGKAMAAYVTGTVFGGFLGRFLSGMVATHWHWRATFVVLALLNFAGALAVRAWLPKAKNFVPAEGLGQVLNHAKEHLRNPRLLANFGMGASVLMALVGCFTYANFYLAGEPFRLNSAQLGSIFFVYLLGLVITPASGRFMDHFGFRRTSVLYCGMMIAGLLLTLVRMLPVVVFGLAIFSSGVFVAQAAATVQTGAIAGRARSSAAGLYVTFYYLGGTVGATVTDWFWQWWAWPGCVALLGAMALLSVWLAWVSSWPRERVDASEIELVGD; this is encoded by the coding sequence TTGCAGAAGCTGGACAAGACGACGGTGGCGACGATGCTGGCGGGCGTGTGCACGTTCCTGAACGTGTATTCGACACAGCCGCTGCTGCCGCTGTTTCGGCAGATCTTCCACGCGTCGGAACTGGCGGTAAGCCTGACGGTAAGTGCGACGATTTTCGCGACGGCCGTGACGGCCCCGGTGATCGGAATGATTGCCGAACGGCGCGGGCGGAAGAAGGTGATTGTACCGTCGCTGTTTCTGCTGAGCGTGCCGACGGCGCTGGCGGCGACGTCGACGAGTCTGCACGCGCTGATCTTCTGGAGATTCGCGCAGGGGCTGTTCGTGCCGGGCGTGATCGCGGTAATCCTGGCTTACGTCAACGAAGAGTGGGCCGGCCGCGGCGTGGGCAAGGCGATGGCAGCATACGTGACAGGCACGGTGTTCGGCGGATTCCTGGGGCGGTTCCTCTCCGGGATGGTGGCAACACACTGGCACTGGCGCGCGACCTTCGTTGTGCTTGCCCTATTGAACTTTGCCGGCGCGCTGGCTGTACGAGCGTGGCTGCCGAAGGCGAAGAACTTCGTTCCAGCGGAAGGGCTCGGGCAGGTGCTGAACCATGCGAAGGAGCATCTGCGGAATCCGCGGCTGCTGGCAAATTTCGGCATGGGCGCGAGCGTTTTGATGGCGCTGGTGGGCTGCTTTACCTATGCGAACTTCTACCTGGCTGGCGAGCCGTTTCGTCTGAATTCGGCGCAACTGGGAAGCATCTTCTTCGTGTATCTGCTGGGATTGGTAATTACGCCGGCGTCGGGACGGTTCATGGACCACTTCGGCTTTCGCCGGACGAGCGTGCTGTATTGCGGGATGATGATCGCTGGACTGCTGCTAACGCTGGTGAGGATGCTGCCGGTGGTGGTCTTCGGGTTGGCAATTTTCTCTTCGGGCGTGTTCGTGGCACAGGCGGCGGCGACGGTGCAGACGGGCGCGATTGCGGGACGGGCGCGGTCGTCGGCCGCAGGACTGTACGTGACGTTCTACTACCTGGGAGGCACCGTTGGTGCCACAGTCACGGACTGGTTCTGGCAGTGGTGGGCGTGGCCGGGATGCGTGGCTCTGTTGGGAGCGATGGCGTTACTGAGCGTGTGGCTGGCATGGGTAAGCAGTTGGCCTCGTGAGCGGGTGGACGCGAGCGAGATTGAGTTGGTGGGCGACTGA